The sequence TCATACCGGGCAGTGAGTTTGTCGGCAAGACCGAAGACGGCCGGCGCGTCGCCGCTGTGGTTTCGAATGGTGCCTACGCGGAAGCGATCGCGGTCGACGCGGCTTCGCTGGTCCCGATTCCGGAGGGGGTCGACGACGAGCAGGCCGCGGGCCTGTTGCTTCAGGGTCTGACCGCTGACGGCATTCTGAGGATCTCGGCCAACATGCAGCCGGGTGAGTCGGTGGTGATCAACGCGGCCGCCGGCGGCACCGGCAGCCTCGCGATCCAGGTTGCCCGCTCGATGGGGGCCGGCAACATCATCGCGCTGGCATCGACTGACGAGAAGCGCAAGCTGACCCTCGAGCTCGGCGCCGACGTCGCGATCGACTCCCGGAGCGAAGACCTCAAAGCCGGGGTGATCGAGGCAAACGGCGGAAAACCGGTTGACGTGGTGCTGGAAATGGCCGGTGGCCAGGCTTTCGAAGACCTGCTCCGGTCACTGGCTCCTTTCGGCCGTCTGGTCACCTTCGGCATCGCGTCACGGGACGAGAACACGGTCAAAACCGGCCATCTGATGCGGAATAGCCGGGCCGTGATCGGTTTCTGGATGGTTCACCTGCTGATGCAGCCGGAACTCGCGAGGCAGTCGATCGAGCGGGTTCTGGGGGCCGCCGCCCGAGGTGAACTGAAGACGGTGCTGGGCGGAACTCATGCCTTCAGCGATGCCAGACAGGTCCACCAGGACTTGGCCGCACGACGAACCATCGGCAAAATCCTGTTGGATCCCTCTTTGTGACTTCTTTCAAGGACCTCGGTCTTTCCCCAGACATTCAGCTTGCGATCGACGAACTCGGTTTCTCCGATCCGACCCCGATCCAGGAGGAGGGCATCCCCGCGCTCCTCTCCGGCCATGACGTAATCGGCCAGGCGCAGACCGGTACCGGCAAGACTGCAGCCTTCGGCCTGCCGATGCTCCAGTACCTCGATCCGGCCAACGACGAGGTGCAGGCGATCGTCCTGACCCCGACCCGTGAGCTCTGCATCCAGGTCACGCAGGCCCTGCGGTCCTACGCCGAGCACCTCGACATCGAGATCGTCGCCGTCTTCGGCGGCGCGCCGATCAAGAGCCAGCAGGCCCAGCTCCGGTCCGGCGCCCACGTGGTCGTGGCCACGGTCGGCCGGATGAAGGACCTGATCTCCCGCCGGTCTCTGGTCCTGACCGCCGCGCGCTTCGTCG is a genomic window of Thermoleophilia bacterium containing:
- a CDS encoding NADPH:quinone oxidoreductase family protein is translated as MKAIQITEFGGPEKMSLVDLPEPEPADGQKLVRISRTGVNYADTHATQNEYLAKQELPLIPGSEFVGKTEDGRRVAAVVSNGAYAEAIAVDAASLVPIPEGVDDEQAAGLLLQGLTADGILRISANMQPGESVVINAAAGGTGSLAIQVARSMGAGNIIALASTDEKRKLTLELGADVAIDSRSEDLKAGVIEANGGKPVDVVLEMAGGQAFEDLLRSLAPFGRLVTFGIASRDENTVKTGHLMRNSRAVIGFWMVHLLMQPELARQSIERVLGAAARGELKTVLGGTHAFSDARQVHQDLAARRTIGKILLDPSL